From Neomonachus schauinslandi chromosome 4, ASM220157v2, whole genome shotgun sequence:
GCTTTACTTAGGTGATTCTGACTACTGCTTTAAATATCTAAAGGCGTGTCATAGAGAAAAGGAGATTCATCTGGGGTAGAAGTATAGGAAGATGGATTTCAGTTCAGTATGAGAAAGGACTTCCTAAAAGTCAGAACCTCTTTTGTACCAGAGGGATGCAGGGAATCCTACTTAGAGTCTCCCTCCAAAAGAATTCCTCGGCATATCATGTAACTGCTCCCCGGTCCTTTCCAGCCAGAAGCCCTCCTCCCCAACACACTCATCCTGCCCCATTCCTAAGGGGAGCAGTGAACCAATATTAACTAAGATTTGTCAAGTAtttgattatccccattttacgcATTGATTATCCCCATTGATTTGTCAAGtctatgattatccccattttacgcATGAGAAAAGCAGATACTCAGGTCAGGATGTTCAAAGCTTCTTACCTCATAAGTGGCTGAGTTGGAATTCCAGCTGTATCTCAAGTCCCTGGATCCAAAACTTAGGGAGTATTGATGTAGCATCTTATCAGTTATAAAATGCCTTCATGTGCAAGCACTACTGGGGCAGGTAGCGAGCATTCTGTTTGGAGAGAGGTCGGCACACAGTATAAATTGGGTCACACCTTGTTGGGGATGTTTTAGAAGAGGGTCAAACATCAGTCAGTTATTCGATGAGGTGGTGTTTAAAATCTCTTCCAACTTTTTTATGTCTTCATCAGTCTTCTGTTCAAATTTGAAAGACACAGAGCACTATTGCTTAATTGTGCTGATTAAACTATTACTTTATTtcagtgaagaaaatatttggaagctCTGTGAATACATCAAAAACCATGACCAGTATCCTTTAGAAGAGTGTTATGCTGTCTTCATATCTAATGAGAGGAAGATGGTAAGTTGGTGAGTGATtgcagaaagagaacaagagactTATGGTGACAATAGGAACTAAATATAGTATGGGGTCAGCACTGTCCCAAAATGTGCTTTATAAAATACAgcaacattttaaagtttatttttgaatgagttgttgttgtttttttttttttttcctttcagggcACAGTTGAGTTAGAAAAGTTTAGTCCCTTATTTGTAGGTCAAGAAATAGATGacggggagcgcctgggtggctcagtcgttaagcgtctgccttcggctcaggtcatgatcccagggtcctgggattgagtccctcatcgggctccctgctccacgggaagcctgcctctccctctcccactccccctgcttgcctttcctctctcgctgtgtctctctatgtcaaataaataaataaaatctttaaaaaaaaaaaaaaaaaaagaaacagatgacgGTATACACAGATTAAGTCCCCTCTCTTTAGGTATTAAGTTAGAGCTTTTTAAATTGCTTAGGCTAGAGCCACATACTCTCAGGTTTGAAGTAAAGATGTTTTTGTctctggagtttaaataaaattatggtaaATTTACATGAAGTATTAAAAAAgcaagcctttaaaaaaaagtaagcccttaatattttgtaaagcactttaaaaaaatatttaaagatttatatttttaagtaatccctacatccagtgtggggcttggactcacaaccccaaggtcaagagtcacacatgCTACCAAATGAGCTAGCCTGGCACCCTGGGAAGCACTTTTTTAAGCATCATTTCATTTGATGCTAATGGAAACACGGTAAAGTAGGCAGGCTTCAGAcaactatctccattttatagatgaagaaatagaggctcagagaggtcccACAAATAATGTAGGAAAGCAAGACTTGAACCTTCCAGGCCTTCTGATTCCCTGTTGAGCTCTCGGTCTACTCTCCAAAGAACATCAGataatttttgcattttcattgtTAAGAACACTTGGAAGGATTTAGATTTCTTCTTCATTCACCTGATTGTTGGttgcttagaaatattttatatttttgtattgctTTAAAGAATGTAGTAGTGGTATAACTGAAGTTGTGCCTTATGAAATTGATTATATTTTGTAGATACCTATCTGGAAACAACAGGCAAGACCTGGAGATGGACCTGTGATCTGGGTAAGATGGTAAATTCAGAGAGCTTCTGGTGCATTAGTACTTGTAATTCCTGAGTAGTCTCTATGTTTTGTTAAAGCAGAAGTGGTTAGAGCAGTAGAGAAAGGCTATGATAATTATTGATAATTGACCTCTTGGGAATAGATGTTATTTTGTCTAGGGTAGTACTTACAGACacgttttcatttaattttattattacaggaaagattttatttatttatttatttttttagattttttttttaattttttttttattttttgacagagagagagagacagcgagagagggaacacaagcagggggagtgggagagggagaagcaggcttcccgctgagcaaggagcccgatgtggggctcgatcccaggactctgggatcatgacctgagccgaaggcagacgcctaacgactgagccacccaggtgcccctttatttttttaattattattttttttagtgaggtctacgcccagtgtggggtttgaactcatgaccccagaaTCAAGCTttacatgctctaccgactgatccagccaggtgccccatataggAAAGATTTTAAATAGCTGATGTGGCAGATATATTTGTGATCTCCTAGGCTGTTATCCATTTAACACTGGAAGGAACTTCAGCAATATCTAGTCCAGCTGCAATTAGAATTATCTGGatatcattttaaaagtataggTTTCTGATTTAGTTGATTTAGAGAAGGTTCAGGAGTTAGTGTTCTTAGCACACTTGTGAGTGACCATGACTAGCATTTGAAAAACCTGGATCTACTGCAGCCCTTCCATTTTTCAGGTGAAGAAACAAGCCCCAAAGAAGAGTGAGAAGCTCGAAGTTATCTAGCTGATCAGTGGCAGGACTGGGTCTCAGCCTGCGGTCCTTTCTAGTACACATCTAAGTGTCGCCTTAACCTGTCCCCCTGAAGAATTGTTTATGCTAATAACACaaagataaagtaaaagaaaaactcCATTCCTGATAATGTAACCAGCATCTATTTCTGATACTTGTTTAAAATAAGGTATCATGTGAATTggtttcatccatttatttaaccTATATTTAAATAGACTAAAATCCCTGGCCTCACAGAGCTcacattcttgcctcctttaccAGCAGGTGATTGCGGTGCTAATATTAAAGCCCAAACCCAGTTTTGGAGTTAAGTCCCAGTCCCCCCATTGGTGGCTTTATGAACTGGACGTGTTATTTATCTTCTTATCTTCACTGTCCTCCTCTGGCCAGTTGCGAGTCTTAAGTGACATAATGCGTGGGAGGCATTATTCTGGTACCTGGTACAGTGTCTGGTACTGGTGCACAAGCTTTTCTTGTTAGCAACAATAGCTACGTAACCCTTGTTGCAGACTGTCCACGTGCCCTAGAAGTCATCCCTGTTGCTGAACCACTCAGCTGACTTTGAGGCATGGTCTGTCTTCTCGTTTTAGAGAAACTTGCAGGGAAAGGACCTGTGGTCATGTCCCCCTTATATAGCATCTCATGGCACCCCAGAATGAGATTTCTGTTACAAGAAGTCCCCTCACACCTTCCGGCAAATGTATCTTTGCCTCACTGCTGTCCTGCTGTAGGAAATCAGTACCCCGAGTGGGTAGAGACACCCAGTCCCAAGAAGCTGATCGCCTTCTAGGTGGGTTTCCCTCCCCCTAGCCCAGCTTGGTCTCGTCCAGGCATCTGGGCAGGTGCTGAACCCAACTCAGAGAGTGAGGCTGCCGCTTGATCTGTATTCCCTGACTCCACATCTGTGCTATAAAGGCAACTTGGAGTTGAGGCTTGCTTTCCCTCTCCAGTTCACCAGCCATCTGGGATGTGGGGGTATGGACCCAAACTAACTGGGAGGTTGTGGATATTCATTACTTACGCGTTTTGCACAAGTTGTGCTTTCTTCCCGGAACACACTCCCCTCAGGCAGGACTCAGCCGGGGCAGCCTTTCCTCAGTGACCTGTTCCTTGGCTTTTGGGCCCCATTCCCCTCCCTTTCTGGGTtggcttttaaaaagtgtttacgTAGGTAATCTCCTTAATTGTCCCAGCAGCAGTCTGCGGGAAGGGGAGGGGCCAAGGTTTGACCTGAAGGCCCTCACCTGTAGCCTCCTGCTCTTTGCCACCCTCACGCTGTCCGCAGCACTTGACTGGTCCCCACTCTCTGCTCCGCGAGCTCCTCGAGGGTCAGGactttcctttctcatctttgCATCTTTACTTCAGTTACACAGTTTCTCACAGACAATAGAGAATATGCACTTCAAAGCCGCTGGAATAGGAGGGAGATGATGTCAAGAGAGAAACAGGTTTTGGATGAGGCAGAGGCTGGAGACTCCTGGAGAGAGCCAGCACGCAAGCGATGGTTGCGGCGGGGGAGAGGTGGAAAGCTTGCTGCGGAAGGACGGGAATAACACGGACGCACCCAGTGGAAGGGGGGCCGCTCTCACTTTATTTATGTGGAGGGTAGCATGCATTAAGGGGAGTGCAGGGCATAACCATCCATTTCTGATGCTATTTTTGCCTTACGAAGATAGCACTGGAGCCAAAAGAAGCTCTTTAGGCTTTGATGGCAGAGCATCTCCAGTCTTAATTAATCACCTTCCTCCCATCGTAGGGTCGATGAAACAACGTTTGAGAAAGTGCTCTCTAAGCCCTGAAGTACTAGAACTATAGGGTGGTGGGACTAATGCGGTACTATGAGCCTTTTATCTCCCAGTCCTGTGCTCTGTAAGAGCGCCTTTCTTCCGAGGGACTCAGAGCATCTGACTGCCCTCATGCCCCTTCATAACTTCCCTCCCGTCCCTTCTAGCCATTAGCTGGTGTTGGGCAGTGCCCAGCGTCGGGGACTGAGTGGTGCGTCCCAGCCGAGCCGCACAGGGGACACTGTCTTCATCTTTCCTCCTTAATGGCTACAGACTGGGGTTGGCCTGTTTAACAGCAACAACGCTTTAAAGTTCTTCTTTCACATTGCAGGCTCGCCCAAGCAATCCCCTTTGTTAATACTTGGAGGGTATCCTTGCACCTTTTGCTCTGTATtcatatgcatgcatgtgtactTTAGAATGCACATGTGTGTCTTTGTATAcacatagcttttaaaaaaataatgtacatattttGCAATTTACTTTTCCCATCCGACTATGTAACATATCCGTTTTCCCATTTTCTGCATAAATTtacctaagtttttttttttttttttggtggctgcattGTGGTTTATTTCTCTCATGGTGGGCTTTTGGTTGTTTCTGAATTTTCACTATTGTAACCAGTGCTGCAgagattttctttgtatatatatatacctttacATGCATatggccattttttttctgtaggatGGGTTCCTAGAGGTAAGATTGCTAGGTCAAAGGGTATACATTTAATGTATATGAACATTTCCACTACTTATTTAAGTGTTCCCTGTCACTGGACATTTAgtctttttggggggttttgtgtttgctttgttttattttgctattttaaaaagggTTGTATTAGTCTTGTATTCATTGTTAATGATTATATATGAGTTATTACTGTGACCTTGGAATTCACCATCATGAAGTAACTTGGTTAACCTCAGCAACTTTTACTTCTAGGATTACCATGTTGTCCTGCTTCATGTTTCAAGTGGAGGACAGAGCTTCATTTATGATCTTGACACTGTGCTGCCATTTCCCTGTCCATTTGACACTTACGTGGAAGATGCCTTTAAGTCTGACGAGGACATCCATCCACAGTTTAGAAGGTGAGGAGATTCAGGATGGATTTACCTACTTTCTGAAGTTAGACCTTGACAGTTATACAGAGAgtttgtgtgagtgtgtctgtatgtgattttctatttctttggcaTTTGTTTTGCAAAGATCACTTGATTTGGCATCACCATTgagttgatatttaaaaatgatgtgCTATACAGAAGATTCAAAATGGTTTGAAGTTTTAAGAGTTGTCCAACATATAAAAGGttggcattcttttaaaaatgtgtgtgatgAGATCCCAAATGTTTTCTGAAAGCCATTTTGGGGATTTCTGTCATACATGTgtatgtgggtgggtgggtgggtgtgtgggttGTGACCTTaatgatgagaaaattgaggggTCTGTGATGGCAGGACCTGAATATTATGCCCTTTACGCCTGAAACACAATTGAGTAAATAAAGGCACCTGGATATATTTCTGTTCCTGTGTAGTTTTGGATTTCAGCTGATCCTTTCTCAAGGTTTCTTTAACAGGTGATAAAGCTGCATAGGTATTTGTGTATTACTAATAGTACAAAAATGCCTGGGTACTTTCGTGTATGTCATAGAAAATGAGTCTGTATAAAAATTGAGTGGGAATTTTACTATGAAACCTTCTAATGTAAATGAATGTTGCCTTATCTGCAGGAAATTTAGAGTGATCCGTGCAGATTCGTATTTGAAGAACTTTGCTTCTGACCGATCTCACATGAAAGATTCCAGTGGGAACTGGAGAGAACCTCCTCCATCATATCCCTGCATTGAAACTGGAGGTGAGCCAAAGATGCCTTCTCATAGAGGTTTCTGATCACCGTGCAGATCAGCATTGCCTCTTAACCAGGGACAAGAAGTGTGTGTTATTCTTTGTATGAAACTCCCTGAGTCGTAAGAAGGTAAGAGGGAGCACAGATGTGCGTATTTATTAGGTtcagaaattgaggcacagagaacaagACTGGAAAGCGTAAGAGCTCGCAGGGAGGGGAGGTGTTCAGGAGCAGAACCACGAGAGCTGCACGCCGCCTTGCACACTGCCGGGGTGTTGTGCCTCCTGCTGGGACACGGCCTCAGGAGGTCTGCGTGCTTGGGTCATTTAACAGTGGGACAAGTAGCACCTTGCCATGGTGGGGTTTCACGTGAGGGTGAAAGTCCCTAGGGCATCCTTGCGATATGTGAAATATCATTTCCCTGGCTCTGTGATAAAATCTGCATTAGAAGGAAGTGAGATCTAGCAGGTTTTATTGTACCACTCATCACATTTATGTGCTTTTAGGCATCAGTCCAATTAATTTCTGAGATTTAAGTAGATAAAGAGTTCTTCACCCTATTACTATTGTTTGGCATTCACACGAGCTTGAAACGTTATTGATGATTGTAAGTAATTCTCAACGTTTGCCATTTCTTGGTGAGGTCATCCCGTCGTGGGGATGGGACCTTCTGTGTGAAAGTGCTCTGTAAGCTATACAACATACCAGAAAAATAGGACAGTGGCATTCAGAGTTgagcaaggaagaaaataaatatatttggtgtATTTGAAAACTGAAAGAGGATTCAAACTGATTTTTGAGGCTCTCTCTGAAAAACTGTCTCTcatgattttaaacatttatattggAGTTGCTTTTGGGTCTGCCAGCCTGCTTGCTAGCCTCAGCGTTAGCATTGGGGACAGCTCCTAGGTTAGGAGGGGGTGTCATAGATATTCCTTTTAGTCTCAGGCAACCTGCCGTATAGGGTGTGGCCTGGGACAGTGTGCCTTCAGCCACCCGCCATTTCTCTTTCAGACGtgagcacccagcacagagcctagcacatagtaagcactcagtaaacacCAGCCTGTCAGCCCGGATCCTCTTTGAGTCATTCCTTTTGGTTTTGATGACTAATGCCCAGTAGATGCTATTTTGTGCCAGGCTTTGGTGCCAGCCACTTTACATAGTAGTTTAATAGAATTTTTACCACAGCTCAGGCAAGCGTTATTTTCCACATTTGATAGATGTGTAAAGTGAGGTGCATGAAGATTAAGCCCTTTGCCTCAGATGCACAGCTAGGCAGGATGAGGAGGgggcatggtggtggtggtttctgCCTTGTGTGTGGTTTAGTTCATCAGGGACCTCCTGAACTTAGATCGAAACTAAAAGGAATCTGCTCTGAAGTGTGGGGTGAACATATGGGTCTCCCATGTCATAATTTAACGACATTGTAATGTTCTCTCATGTGGTAAACTCAGTACTTCAAATGCTGTGTTTATCAAAGGAATGTAAGGAATGTATTTGAAGTTAGGATAAGTGAGAATTACTTTTAGCTAATTAGTagtgttttataaaaaaataaaaaaggttaaaaaaagaaaaaaatggttcaaGAAAAATATTGAACCCTAATGCCTGTTTCAGATACTTTAATAGCACTTCCCTCCATCCCCTGCATTCAGTGGTGGGATTGACTCTTAGGGCTTGAATTTAGTACATTTGATATGTTGACCATTAGGATTATATGATTAATAATTTTGGTGGCCATATGTCTGCAAGACCACTCTTTTCAGTTCAGCatttagtgtattttatttttatttttttaaagattttatttatttatttgacagaatgagagagagagcacacgagaggggggagggtcagagggagaagcagactccctgccgatcagggagcctgatgcgggactcgatccagggactccaggatcatgacctgagccgaaggcagttgcttaaccaactgagccacccaggcgctcagcatttaatgtattttaaagaaaggaactatttttttttttcccccgatgAGAAGGAAACAAATTTATAGTCGTATCACCTTGCCCTGAAGAGTCAGTTCCAGCACTAGCCACTGATGGCTCAATTTTTAAAGACACTTCCTAAGTCTTGGGCTGAATTATAGAGCACACCAAATTTCCCCCTCTTTCTGAGTCCTTTCCTGCCTCTTGTCCGCATATACCTCCGATCTTCTTGCTTCCTAATGTCTAGTAACACTGGCTAATTTGAGCCAAGCTGGAGGATCAGTGTTAGGTAAACAGAAATGTTATAGTGCCTCATGGGGGAGATTAGAAGAGACAGATGTTTATTTATTATACCTtgatctctaaaaaaaattttctttatattttgtgtttaataCATTGATCTTTTTACATAATGGATGGCTACAGATAGtaatcagtttttatttaattacattaaaaagtcttaacaaaacagaaaaggggGGTGCcttagaaaacaaatattgttatttcaaaagctgagatttcttttaaaagcagtttgttaaaaatttttgcaGACTTTTACTGCCCTCTGTAGAGTCTGGCATCCATCCACCCAGGTCAGTAGGAACTGCCACCCCATCTTTCCTGACAGGTGCCTGTCTTCCCTTTATTTCCGGTTACGTGGTAATCCAGCATTCCCAGCTCTCTGATGACTTCAACTAAAGTTCTGTGTTTGCTGATAGCCTTTTTGTTAGAAGGGTGTTAGCAACTCTGTTTCtagttttctacattttctgtGCTTATCtgcatttttgaaagatacaGTTGTGGGGTCACGGTCACGTAAGCTAGGCTTACATGCTTTTGCTTTCAGTTGTTTAAAGGCGTCTCTCGTTTTCTGCTTGGGTGGGCTCTGATCTtgtatttgtttctctgaatGCTTTCCActctcaatatttttaaaggtttttttctttgtcactagTTCTTAGCATTTTGATTAGGATGGATTGTAGTGTAGTTTCCTTTAGGTTTATTCCACTTGAGGCTTGTTAAGATCCTGAGATTGgtggatttatagttttcatcaaatttgaaaacttttggccattatttcctTGCACATTTTTTTCTGACCACCGACCCTCTTTTAAATTCTTGTCCTTCAGCTACACATGTGTTAGATGGCTTGATATTATTCCTGTAGGTCAGtgatgttcttctttttttccagactttttctgTACATGCTTAattttgaataattcttttttttttttttaagattgtatttatttatttgacagagagaccgcgagagagggaacacaagcaggggagtgggagagggagaagcaggcttcctgcggagcagggagcccgatatggggtttgatcccaggaccctgggatcatgacctgagccgaaggcagatgcttaatgactgagccacccaggcaccctgaataaTTCTTTTATCTTGTCTGTAAATTCATCGCTCTCGTCTTCTGCATTCACTAATTTGTTGTTAATCTCATccagcacatttttttaaattttatatattttatttttttatgtctagAAATTCCATTTTGGACTGATttaatgtctttcatttctttctgtcttcatcATGCTCATGTTTTTCTCTACCCTTTTGAACATATGGGGCGTGTTTATAATAGCTGCTCCTTGTCTGCTAGTTccattatttctgtcattttagtCCATTTCTGTTGATTGAAATTTCCCCTGGTtttgggtcatattttcctgtttctttgtgtgATTTGTAAAATTTGGTTGGAGGCTGGACTTTGAATTTATGTTGTCAGTTGCTGGGTCTtgaggtgctttttaaaaacagtgttgGCATGCAGTTAAATTACTGGGAGTCAGCTGGGTCCTTTCAGGgcttgtttttaagcttttttagTGCAGGTCCAGAGCAGCCTTTCATCTAGTGTTAATTTAGCCGCAGTGCTCTGATGCAGCCCTTCTAAGGACTCTACCAAATGCTCATGCCTTACAAGTTCTCTCTCCcttggctggggggtgggggggactgtGGAAGTTCTGGCAGTTATTAGATCGACTACATTCTGGGGCTTCTTTCCTGGCCCCAGGAGGTCAGTCCCAGCCAAAGACTTGGGTGTGTGTTgtggtcgggggggggggggaagggtggggggggggtccgCTCTGCACCCCCCTCTCCTGTACTCTGCCTCCTAGGTCCAGCTGCCCGGGCCCTCCCGAACTTAGATGTTTGTCTTCTCACCTCAGGAAGACTGCCACGCTGGGTGTGTTCCCCTctgtgtgctgggctctggaCACAGCCCCCGAGGCCAGTAAGCTGGAGGGATCCAAGGGCTTCCCttatttgtttctgctttcttaGGAATCCCAGGTGTGTGCTGCTTATTGTCCCAACGTCTGGAAAGAGTTGCTAAATATATTTGCACGGTTTTCTATAGGTTTATGGTGGAAGTGCAGTTTTTGTAACAATTTTTTGATGGGCAGATACAACAATATGtacatacttaaaaattttttttagtgtggAGAATTTAAATCATATACCAAACTAGACAAAATAGTATGTCAGACTTTCAACAGTTATCAGTTCATGGCCAGTCAATTCATTTGTATCCCATCCACTTTCCCCCTTCtcgtattattattattatttttaaagattttgtttatttatttgacagagagagacacagcgagagagggaacacaagcagggggagtgggagagggagaagcaggcttccagctgagcagggagcccgatgcagggcttgatcccaggaccctgggatcatgacctgagccgaaggcagacacttaacgactgagccacccaggtgccccttgtattATTTTGAAGCCAATCCCAGATACTGTGTCATTTCAACTCTTAATATTTCAGTATGGATCTCCAAAATataaggctttctttttttttttttaaatatgaccaTTGTACCATTATTACATCTAAAAAAAGTTAACAGtaattctttaaaatcatcatataGCTCTCTAGCCAGTGGTCACATTCACAGTTATAAAGTCataaagttggggcacctgggtggctcagttgttaagcgtctgccttcggctcaggtcatgatcccagtgtcctgggatcgagccccacatcgggctccttgctcagcgggaagcctgcttctccctctcccactccccctgcttgtgttcctgctttcactgtgtctctctctgtcaaataaataaataaaatcttaaaaaaagaaaaaagtcataaagtcatcatgcttttttttttttaaagattttatttttaagtaatctctacacccagcatggggctcgaactcatgatcctgagatcaagagccacatgctctactgactgagccagccaggtgcccccatatcatctttttttttgtacagtttgtttttttgagtCAATGTCCAAATGAAAGCCCTACATTGTGTTTGGTTATGTCTCCTAAgagtcttttttaatatatagattcCTTgcccaactctttttttcttatgtatttgttgaagaaactgggtctGGGAGAAgcagtctggattttgctgattgtatCTCTTTTGTAGCCTCTGAATTTCCTGTAATTGGCAGTTGAATCCAATAAATTGGCAGTTTGATTAttcatgcttttttttgtttttaaaaattttatttagaatcaattaattaacatatgatgtattattaggttcagaggtagagtttagtgattcattagttgcatataatacccagtgctcattccatcaagtgccctccttcatgcatttttaagtttttattttgaaataattttagacttctgaGAAATTTGCTAAAACACTATTGAGCATTCCCATATACCTTTTACTCAGATTCCActaatgttgaattttatataaCCATAGTGTAATTATTGAAACCAAGAAAATGCTGTAGttgatataaatatattgatccagggcacctgggtggctcaatcagttaagcgtctgccttcggctcgggtcatgatcccagggtcctgggatcgagtcctgcatcgggctccctgcttggcggggagtctgcttctccctctgcctgccggtccccctgcttatgctctgtctgtgtcaaataaataaataaatattaaaaatatatatatattgatccAGTACTGTTGACTTACCTTACTTAACTTTTCCAAGTCTTCCCActaatttcttttctctggtcCAGAATCTACCCCAcgacattacatttagttgtcctGTGTCCTCAGTCCCCCTG
This genomic window contains:
- the NTAQ1 gene encoding protein N-terminal glutamine amidohydrolase, translated to MEGDAPAAAAARYQPASPPRDACVYNSCYCEENIWKLCEYIKNHDQYPLEECYAVFISNERKMIPIWKQQARPGDGPVIWDYHVVLLHVSSGGQSFIYDLDTVLPFPCPFDTYVEDAFKSDEDIHPQFRRKFRVIRADSYLKNFASDRSHMKDSSGNWREPPPSYPCIETGDSKMNLNDFISMDPEVGWGAVYSLSEFVHRFGSQNY